A portion of the Chromobacterium sp. IIBBL 290-4 genome contains these proteins:
- the pta gene encoding phosphate acetyltransferase, whose protein sequence is MQTFFLAPTGFNAGLTSVTLGAIRSLEQAGLRVGFVKPIAQDTKDGEAERSTHFAHAICRLNPPQPISMERVEHLLSQGQVDQLMEEVVSLFQQASQNVDVVIVEGLVPDQKQVFSTFLNTKIARNLQAQTILVSSVKDLGAAEIAEQLEMNIQAFGAQTVSGYILNHVLPSADRAELAREVQQSGNLKKAGLPLLGVIPYQPELLAPRTEDVARYLNANVVHAGQQASRRVRNMVVAARTAPNIVNLLKPGALIITPGEREDVVMATSMAAMNGVPLAGLLLTCDSQPDPRIQQLCQQAFTGGLPVLATSLNSMETASALNAMSHQVPSDDLERMGKVIEHVAEFLDVSTLKQSVGEPRELRLPPPAFRFQLMEKARKANKRIVLPEGNEPRTIQAAAICQKKGIARCVLLGNRAEILQVAETQGVTLPESVEILDPNEIRGQYVAPMVELRKGKGLNEPMALAQLEDTVVLGTMMLAMNEVDGLVSGAVHTTANTIRPALQLIKTAPGSSIVSSVFFMLMPEQVYVYGDCAVNPDPTAEQLADIAIQSADSAVAFGITPRVAMISYSTGSSGSGSDVEKVREATRIAQEKRPDLLIDGPMQYDAASVESVGRQKAPDSQVAGRATVFVFPDLNTGNTTYKAVQRSANVVSVGPMLQGLRKPVNDLSRGALVDDIVYTIALTALQAEQTPAR, encoded by the coding sequence ATGCAGACATTCTTTCTCGCCCCCACCGGCTTCAACGCCGGACTGACCTCGGTCACCCTGGGCGCCATCCGTTCGCTGGAGCAGGCTGGCCTGCGCGTGGGCTTCGTCAAGCCCATCGCCCAGGACACCAAGGACGGCGAAGCCGAGCGCTCCACCCACTTCGCCCACGCCATCTGCCGCCTGAACCCGCCGCAGCCTATCAGCATGGAGCGCGTCGAGCACCTGCTGTCGCAAGGCCAGGTGGACCAGTTGATGGAAGAGGTCGTCAGCCTGTTCCAGCAAGCCTCGCAAAATGTGGACGTGGTGATCGTGGAAGGCCTGGTGCCGGACCAGAAACAGGTGTTCTCCACCTTCCTCAACACCAAGATCGCCCGCAACCTGCAGGCGCAGACCATCCTGGTCAGCTCTGTGAAGGATCTGGGCGCGGCTGAAATCGCCGAACAACTGGAAATGAACATCCAGGCCTTCGGCGCGCAAACCGTGTCCGGCTACATCCTCAACCACGTGCTGCCTAGCGCCGATCGCGCCGAACTGGCGCGCGAGGTGCAGCAATCCGGCAATCTGAAAAAGGCCGGCCTGCCGCTCTTGGGCGTGATTCCGTATCAGCCGGAGCTGCTGGCCCCGCGCACGGAAGACGTGGCTCGCTACCTGAACGCCAATGTGGTGCATGCCGGCCAACAAGCCAGCCGCCGCGTGCGCAATATGGTGGTGGCCGCCCGCACCGCGCCGAACATCGTCAACCTGCTGAAGCCGGGCGCGCTGATCATCACCCCGGGCGAACGCGAAGACGTGGTGATGGCCACCTCGATGGCCGCCATGAACGGCGTGCCGCTGGCCGGCCTGCTGCTGACCTGCGACTCCCAGCCGGACCCGCGCATCCAGCAGCTGTGCCAGCAAGCCTTCACCGGCGGCCTGCCGGTGCTGGCCACCTCGCTGAACTCGATGGAAACCGCCAGCGCGCTGAACGCAATGAGCCATCAGGTGCCGTCCGACGACTTGGAGCGCATGGGCAAGGTGATCGAGCACGTCGCCGAGTTCCTGGACGTGTCCACGCTGAAGCAAAGCGTGGGCGAGCCGCGCGAACTGCGCCTGCCGCCGCCGGCCTTCCGCTTCCAGCTGATGGAAAAGGCCCGCAAGGCCAACAAGCGCATCGTGCTGCCGGAAGGCAATGAGCCGCGCACCATCCAGGCCGCCGCCATCTGCCAGAAAAAAGGCATCGCCCGCTGCGTGCTGCTGGGCAACCGCGCCGAAATCCTGCAAGTGGCCGAGACCCAGGGCGTGACGCTGCCGGAGTCGGTGGAAATCCTGGATCCGAACGAAATCCGCGGCCAGTACGTGGCGCCTATGGTCGAGCTGCGCAAGGGCAAGGGCCTGAACGAGCCGATGGCCCTGGCGCAACTGGAAGACACCGTGGTGCTGGGCACCATGATGCTGGCGATGAACGAAGTGGACGGCCTGGTTTCCGGCGCCGTGCACACCACCGCCAACACTATCCGTCCGGCGCTGCAGCTGATCAAGACCGCCCCGGGCTCCAGCATCGTGTCCTCGGTGTTCTTCATGCTGATGCCGGAACAGGTCTACGTGTACGGCGACTGCGCCGTAAACCCGGACCCGACCGCTGAACAGCTGGCCGACATCGCCATCCAGTCCGCCGATTCGGCCGTCGCCTTCGGCATCACCCCGCGCGTGGCGATGATCTCCTACTCCACCGGTTCTTCCGGCAGCGGCAGCGACGTGGAAAAAGTGCGCGAAGCCACCCGCATCGCCCAGGAGAAGCGCCCGGATCTGCTGATCGACGGCCCGATGCAGTACGACGCCGCCTCGGTGGAATCCGTCGGCCGCCAAAAGGCCCCGGACAGCCAGGTAGCCGGCCGCGCCACCGTATTCGTGTTCCCGGACCTGAACACCGGCAACACCACCTACAAGGCGGTGCAGCGCTCCGCCAACGTGGTGTCGGTGGGCCCGATGCTGCAAGGCCTGCGCAAGCCGGTCAACGACCTGTCGCGCGGCGCGCTGGTGGACGACATCGTCTACACCATCGCCCTGACCGCGCTGCAAGCGGAACAGACTCCGGCTCGCTAA
- a CDS encoding alpha/beta fold hydrolase, which produces MENRSTLHTESGVRLRRVSNRPGRHNWLLLPGGPGLGSESLASLASCLDVDGAVWLVDLPGDGNNTGQPEDYQRWPGVIREAARALPHCVFVGHSTGGMYLLSTPELEPLLQGMVLISSAPDARWQARFARTSEQHPLPEVGQAFEAYSQNPSAETLKRLTLAAAPWNFSPASLASGRAMLETLSYNVAAMKWSGQHFDAEYQARWWPSQLPVLILSGSEDRIVDQSLWQDSAYQGANVRHALIEGAEHFPWFEAPGQVAAEFTQFAQRLT; this is translated from the coding sequence ATGGAAAACCGCTCAACCCTCCACACAGAATCAGGCGTGCGTCTGCGCCGCGTTTCCAATCGCCCAGGCCGACACAACTGGCTGTTGCTGCCAGGAGGCCCTGGATTAGGCTCTGAGAGCTTGGCTTCGCTGGCCTCTTGCCTGGACGTTGACGGCGCGGTCTGGCTGGTGGACCTGCCCGGAGACGGCAACAACACCGGCCAGCCGGAAGATTATCAGCGCTGGCCAGGCGTCATCAGAGAAGCGGCCCGCGCCCTTCCCCACTGCGTATTCGTGGGCCATTCCACCGGCGGGATGTATTTGCTGTCGACGCCTGAGCTTGAGCCCCTGCTGCAAGGCATGGTGCTGATCAGCTCCGCGCCCGATGCCCGCTGGCAAGCGCGCTTCGCCCGCACCAGCGAGCAGCATCCGCTTCCCGAGGTTGGCCAGGCTTTCGAGGCCTACTCGCAAAATCCTAGCGCCGAAACGCTTAAGCGGCTGACACTAGCCGCCGCGCCCTGGAACTTCTCTCCGGCGTCGCTCGCCAGCGGGCGCGCCATGCTGGAAACCTTGTCATACAATGTGGCAGCCATGAAGTGGTCCGGCCAACATTTCGATGCGGAATACCAAGCCCGCTGGTGGCCGTCCCAGCTGCCGGTGCTGATTCTTTCCGGAAGCGAGGACCGGATCGTCGATCAGTCGCTATGGCAAGACAGCGCCTACCAAGGCGCCAATGTGCGCCACGCGCTAATCGAGGGCGCAGAGCACTTCCCGTGGTTTGAAGCGCCAGGCCAAGTCGCGGCGGAGTTTACCCAGTTCGCGCAGCGATTGACTTAA